AATGGCGCCCGAACAGGTCGCACCTGACTATGATGATGCACGGTTCAACCTCCAGTAGCGTAAGCTGCTGTTCATTGGATATCAAAAAGAATGCTAGGTTCTCTTCTTAAACGACTCGGTCTGAGCTTGTCTCTCAACGACCCCCAGTGGGGCCGTGGCTCCCAGAATAACAATCAGGATGGCAAGAAAAAGCCTGATACACCTCCTGATCTCGAGCAAGTCTGGAAAGACTTGAATGCGCGCTTGGCGCGTTTTCTCGGCCAAAAAGGCGGGGGCAGCGGCAATGGAGGTGGCGAAGGGGGTGGTTTTTCTCCTGACCCAGCCAACACCCGTATCGGCATCGGCGCGATTGCGCTGGTGTTTTTTGTCGTCTGGTTGATCAGCGGGATCTTCATCGTGCAAGAGGGGCAGACCGCCGTCATCACCACTTTTGGTAAATACAGTCATGTCGCCGGCTCGGGCATGAATTGGCGTTGGCCTTACCCAGTACAGAGTCACGAAATTGTCAATGTTTCGCAAGTGCGCACGGTTGAAGTCGGTTATCGCTCGAATGTGAAAAACAAGCAAGCGCGCGAATCGCTGATGTTGACTGATGATGAAAATATCATCGACATTCAATTCGCCGTGCAATACAAGCTCGGCAATGCCGCTGATTGGCTGTTCAACAACCGTGATCAAGACGAGATGATTCGTCAGGTCGCCGAAACAGCAGTGCGCGAAGTAGTCGGTAAAAGTAAGATGGATTTTGTGCTCTACGAAGGGCGTGAGAAAGTCGCACTCGACGTCGGTGCCTTGATGCAGCAAATTCTGGCACACTACAAATCGGGCGTGCAAATCGCTAACGTCACCATGCAGGGTGTGCAACCGCCGGAACAAGTGCAGGCAGCTTTTGATGATGCGGTGAAGGCCGGTCAGGATAAAGAGCGCCAAAAAAATGAAGGCCAAGCCTACGCCAACGATGTGATTCCAAAGGCGCGTGGCGAAGCCTCACGCATGCTGCAGGAAGCGGAAGGGTATAAATCGCGCGTGGTTGCCAATGCCGAGGGGAATGCCTCGCGCTTCAAGCAAGTGCTCAGTGAATACCAAAAAGCACCGGTGGTGACGCGTGATCGTTTGTATCTCGAAACCATGCAGCAAATTTTTTCCAGTACCAGCAAACTCATGATGGATACCAAATCTTCCAACAATATGGTGTATCTGCCGCTCGATAAAATGATACAGCAAGCTGAAGGCAGTACTGCCAAGGCACCGGCTGCGGCCGTCGCCCCGGTGACGCCAAGTGAACCCATCCCGACTGTCGAAATGCGCTATTCCAAAGATGGCCGTAGCCGCGATAGCCGTGACTCCCGTGATAGAGAGGTGCGCTGATGAATAAGCTGATCTCCTTCTTTGCGACCGTGCTGGCAGTCTTGCTGGTCGCGTATTCCACCGTCTTCGTGGTGGATCAAAAATCGCATGCCATCGTGTTTGCTTTCGGCGAAGTCAAAGCCGTCATCAGTGAGCCCGGTTTGCATTTTAAATTACCGCCACCGTTTCAGAATGTGCTGTTTCTCGACAAGCGTATCTTGACCATCGACGCGGATGATGCCGATCGTTTTATTACCGCAGAAAAGAAAAATATTCTGGTTGATTCCTATGTTAAATGGAGAATCACTGAGCCAAAACTGTATTATGTCAGCTTCGGTGGTGATGAGCGGCGCGCGCAAGACCGGTTGGCGCAAATCATTAAGGCTGCTCTCAATGATGAAATTACCAAGCGCACCGTGCGTGAAGTGATCTCGGGTGAGCGCGGCAAGGTGATGGAAGCGATCAAAAACAAGGTTGCCGACGAAGCCAAGCAGATAGGGGTAACGATCATTGATGTGCGTCTAAAACGCGTCGACTATGTTGAACAGATCAACAATTCAGTCTATGATCGCATGAAGGCTGAACGTTTGCGCGTGGCCAATGAATTGCGCTCGACAGGTGCGGCGGATTCAGAGAAAATTCGTGCCGATGCTGATCGCCAACGTATCGTCATTTTGGCGGAGGCCTATCGTGAATCGGAAGCGATGCGCGGTGCCGGCGACGCCAATGCTTCACAGATTTACGCTCAGGCATTTGG
The sequence above is drawn from the Undibacterium sp. CCC3.4 genome and encodes:
- the hflK gene encoding FtsH protease activity modulator HflK translates to MLGSLLKRLGLSLSLNDPQWGRGSQNNNQDGKKKPDTPPDLEQVWKDLNARLARFLGQKGGGSGNGGGEGGGFSPDPANTRIGIGAIALVFFVVWLISGIFIVQEGQTAVITTFGKYSHVAGSGMNWRWPYPVQSHEIVNVSQVRTVEVGYRSNVKNKQARESLMLTDDENIIDIQFAVQYKLGNAADWLFNNRDQDEMIRQVAETAVREVVGKSKMDFVLYEGREKVALDVGALMQQILAHYKSGVQIANVTMQGVQPPEQVQAAFDDAVKAGQDKERQKNEGQAYANDVIPKARGEASRMLQEAEGYKSRVVANAEGNASRFKQVLSEYQKAPVVTRDRLYLETMQQIFSSTSKLMMDTKSSNNMVYLPLDKMIQQAEGSTAKAPAAAVAPVTPSEPIPTVEMRYSKDGRSRDSRDSRDREVR
- the hflC gene encoding protease modulator HflC, whose product is MNKLISFFATVLAVLLVAYSTVFVVDQKSHAIVFAFGEVKAVISEPGLHFKLPPPFQNVLFLDKRILTIDADDADRFITAEKKNILVDSYVKWRITEPKLYYVSFGGDERRAQDRLAQIIKAALNDEITKRTVREVISGERGKVMEAIKNKVADEAKQIGVTIIDVRLKRVDYVEQINNSVYDRMKAERLRVANELRSTGAADSEKIRADADRQRIVILAEAYRESEAMRGAGDANASQIYAQAFGQNLEFYRFYRSLEAYRASFKSKSDIVVVDPSSDFFKYFKNSGTASGAAPVKTK